A single window of Doryrhamphus excisus isolate RoL2022-K1 chromosome 5, RoL_Dexc_1.0, whole genome shotgun sequence DNA harbors:
- the LOC131129764 gene encoding leukocyte elastase inhibitor-like — translation MATLSISNTTFALELFRTLSQANPTGNIFVSPLSISSALAMVYLGAKGDTATQMAQALSFKSGESIHADFQSLNGDINSPSVSYTLKLANRLYGENTSNFLPQFLDATHKYYKADLKTVDFIGAAEECRAEINSWVEQQTQNKIKDLLKPGTVSSMTRLALVNAIYFKGNWMHRFNPINTLEMPFKVNQNVTTKVHMMYLKEKLPFNYIPELGLQILEMPYTDDELSMVILLPEESTDGSDPLLKVEKELTHTNLNEWTKRSNMDIHSEVIVHLPKFKLEEEYLLNEPLAKLGMADVFCAAKADLSGMNGEGNLSLSTVAHKAFVEVNEEGTEAAAATAGIASFCMLREEHFTADHPFLFFIRHNKSESILFLGRFSSPQ, via the exons ATGGCCACCCTCAGTATCTCAAATACTACATTTGCTCTGGAGTTGTTCCGAACTCTGAGTCAAGCAAACCCAACCGGGAACATCTTTGTCTCTCCGTTGAGCATCAGTTCAGCCCTAGCAATGGTCTACCTGGGAGCTAAAGGAGACACAGCGACTCAGATGGCACAG GCCCTGTCATTCAAGTCCGGCGAATCCATCCATGCAGACTTCCAGTCTCTTAATGGGGACATCAATTCACCATCCGTATCATACACCCTGAAACTGGCCAACCGACTTTATGGAGAAAATACATCTAATTTCCTCCCT CAATTCCTTGATGCCACACACAAGTACTATAAGGCAGATCTGAAGACGGTGGATTTCATTGGGGCTGCTGAGGAGTGTAGAGCAGAGATTAACAGCTGGGTGGAGCAGCAGACACAGA ATAAGATTAAAGATCTTCTGAAGCCAGGAACAGTTAGCTCGATGACAAGATTAGCTCTGGTCAATGCCATCTACTTCAAAGGCAACTGGATGCACAGATTCAATCcgataaatactttggaaatgCCATTTAAAGTCAATCAG AATGTGACCACAAAGGTGCATATGATGTATCTGAAGGAGAAACTGCCCTTCAACTACATCCCTGAGCTGGGTCTTCAGATCCTAGAGATGCCGTACACAGATGATGAGCTCAGTATGGTCATCCTGCTTCCAGAGGAGTCCACTGATGGCTCTGACCCGTTGCTAAAG GTGGAAAAGGAACTTACACACACAAACCTGAACGAGTGGACCAAGAGGAGTAACATGGACATCCATTCCGAAGTTATTGTTCATCTGCCCAAATTCAAACTGGAGGAGGAGTACCTCCTGAATGAACCTTTGGCTAAACTGGGTATGGCTGATGTATTTTGTGCTGCAAAGGCTGACCTCTCTGGAATGAACGGCGAGGGAAACCTTTCCCTGTCCACAGTGGCCCACAAGGCCTTTGTAGAGGTCAACGAGGAGGGCACTGAGGCTGCTGCTGCCACTGCTGGCATTGCATCTTTCTGTATGCTGAGGGAGGAAC